acaattttttaaattgtaGCAACTGAAGCAAAGGAGGAGTGATGGAAATTGCTTTCAGTTACTGTAGTAATTTCTTTAGCATAATAAGTTGCTTAGGTTTAGGATGTatcttttttgaattttaaatttctatGGATAGATTAATTTGTTGAGATATTTtagcttttcttgaattcctGTTATGCAAATTTTTCTGCAGATTATGTTACGGAGTTGGCTATTATAAGCCCTCCTATGCTTAATAAATTATTGAGAGACACTTTCAACCAGTATTTCAACCCCTTTTTGCTGCCCCaatcttttaaaaaaccaacaaccaacctcTTTACCTTGTAACTACATATGTATTATGTTGTGACAAAAATCAAGAATTAACGATGACACATGATTTATTGCTTAATGTGAGTTTTGGAGTAGTTAGGGaaattaataaatttaattagAAGAGGTACCCGTCCCTGAAAGCCAATCAAGCATACTTTGTTATTTCAAATATTGATGCTATGTCCTGCTTCAATCAATTTGTGCAGGGAAATACTAATGGAGTACTCTAAGGTTGTGATGAAATTGGGCTGCTTCTTGCTTGAATTATTGTCTGAAGGTCTCGGTCTTGATCGTTGCCATCTCAAAGATATGGATTGTGCTGAAGGGCTTGGTGTTTTGGGCCATTACTATCCAGCATGCCCTCAGCCGGAACTCACCATAGGCACCAACAAACATTCTGACGGTGATTTTATCACAGTGCTTCTACAAGATCATATCGGAGGACTCCAAGTGCGTCACCAGGATCAGTGGGTTGATGTTCCTCCTACACATGGCGCACTTGTGGTGAACATTGGAGATCTTCTGCAGGCTagtattctttttcttttctaaaccATCTACAATCAATAAAGAGTGAATAAACCACCTAGTTTGGCACTGATATCATTTATGCTTCTTTTTGTTGCCTTTTTCAGCTCATATCAAATGACAAGTACATAAGTGTTCAGCACAGAGCATTGGCAAATAAAGTTGGACCAAGAATATCAGTTGCATCCTTCTTCGGTATAGGTCCATTACCATCTTCCAAACTGTATGGACCAATTACTGAATTGTTATCAGAAGATAATCCTCCAAAATATCGTGCCACCACAGTGAAAGACTACAATGAATACTTCCGTAAAAAGGGTCTAGATGGAACATCTGCATTGTTGCATTACAAGATCTAATCATAGTAAATAGTTAAATTTATAATGAGAACTGAGAATTAACTTTTGATGTATCTTTTGCTGAAGCTTTATAAGATGTTGAGACATGAACTGCTATGATATTTGCAAGATCTTCCTTGTGACTGATCAGGCTGGAAAAGTTTTCTGTCTGACTGATCAGGCTGGAAAAGTTTTCTGTCTGTTATAGTTTCTATTCTTGTCAGCAAATAAATGATTGTCAATTGATTCTCGCAGAATTGGAAAAGATATTTCTTTTAGTTCTCTCTTTCTAGCTTTTATTTCTTCTTAATGTAGTGTTGCATGAGCACTGCTAATGAGTGATgaatgttgacacccaattttgtcccgccttctaaatatttatttaaatttatagtaattttggcaatttaagaaatgattatttatatttctattataattATTGACTTTTACTAATACTGACATTTTATTATCTTGTTATAGTCACTACTGTTATTATCTGCTATTTTATTACCGTTACTACTaccactattattattattattattattattattattattattattattattattattattattattattatttattactactattattttgCTATTATTTGTTACtaccagtattattattattcggattttatcatttcagcatttttaccagcttatgcacacgcatcgcatttTATTTTCGCGCAATTAAATGGTAACGTTTACTTACTGTTgaatttcaaatatattatcgCACGGCTATTACGAcgtcattttattttatctgagtactaatatatacatacttttatatgagataatattttaacatatattagcatatagttaattaaaacgggtcttttatttaaatttaggaGTCCATAATCAGTCCCAAATCACTTGGGTCAAAATCTGTCAAAATCTATTTTGTATGAAACCAGCCAATATTCattaaaaatcaaccaaactGACCGACCCAGCCCACCAAATCACGTGACCCGCCCCGGCCCATCTCTTTTCTAAAGGAAACCTAATCGTTTCCTTTCCCATCTCCCTTCAGCGCCGCACACcctctcatctctctctctcctccttTCGTCTCTTTCCCGACCAAAATGGCAAGGCGACAGACGCCTTTCACCTTCCCCAGGCCTTGCATGGCCATTTCGGGGAAGGCAATTAATATTCGTACCCCACCCCGTCAGTTTTCAAAGGGTGAAGCTTTGTCTCCTTCGTTCCCTCTCCGATTTTGATCTGAAGAGCTTTAAATGTTTTCGTCCCTTTGTGAAAGGGATGGTCCTTTTATCAGTTGCTTTTCATATTTCGGGTACCCATTTTTCAGTGATTTGTCTAGTTCGGCAAATCTGAACGTTTTGTCATCGAACGTTGTTGACCAAAAAAAATCCCGcctaaatttcaattttgaagCCCGGCAAAACCCTAGAAGTTCCCCGATAAATAATCGCTTTTGAAATAAGAAAAGGGACTTTTTTTTGAGCGGCAGAAATCCCTCCTAGAAATCAAAGTTTGAAACCCCTAAAAACAATAGTTCTCCGGTTGCTTAAATCCCCTTTGAAAATCTTAGTTGTTAATTTTTCTGAATATCACCCTAAAAGTGCTAAATCCTGTTCTGTTTTAGCTTTGGTTGTTTGTTTGAGTCCGAACATACACAAATTCGAACCTCGAAGTGTTTCGAGGTATATCAGAAGCTCGAGcctcacttcgctgcacccgaagcaGGTAATTTTCCTTCTTGTCTTAGTAGTCTTATTTTCTTAATTCTGTGTTTCAAGTAGAATAGCttagttttcattttcattttagatATTTAGGTTCCCTTTCAATCCTATTTTCCGGTTCTGTTGTTTCGAGTTCGCGTAGTTTAGCCTAGTTTGTTTCCGTTTAATTTGAGCAGTAATTCCTGtctcttttattttgtttcttgaatttttttagttTGAATTATTTATGCCTATGTGTCAGTATTAATCTAGCTTAGTTAAGCATGGTATGTGTTAATTTAGTCAGCCCGTGGTTAAGTAGGTTCCTGTGTCCAGTTGGTTTAATTTATTTAGATAAGTATGTTTGGTAGTTCAATGTAGTGAAACACGTCTGTATATTAGCCTTAGTTCAGTCTGATTCTGGTTAAATATGCCTGATAGGTTAGTTTAGCCGAATATACTTAATCTAAGCATGTTGTGATAGTTTGCTTCACTTTGATCTTGATGTTTATCCGGCTAAGCGTATTGACACAGTCAAGTCCCCCTGCGGCTGATTGTCTTGTTGTTTGGGGATGCTAAATCTTCACTTATATTGGTCTGCCACCTGTGGAATCTAAATATATGATAAGTAGTTGCCTAAATTCCTCTATGTGGTCAGTATGCCTATTGTTCAAGTTCTGGTCGAATGTTTGTGATTCTATGCATCATGTATTTAAAACAGTCCTGTTTGATCTCCGAATCATGCTGCTTAGTTTACACGCGGCTGGGTATATATCTTGCTTTTGAGTATGATGAAGTTATATTCAGTATATAAGGCTTTTGTTGATACAAACTTGATTATGTGAAGTTGATTAATGGTGGTGTTGCTCATATTAGGTGTGTATAAGCTGAGTGTTTAGTCCTGTGTAGGTTATGTGTCCTTATTCAATAAGTTTAAATCATGTTTAGAGGTATCCAAGTCTTGTGCTCATATGGTACTGCTAGTTCAGGGCTAAACTTTCAGTATGTGGGTATGCATCCCTATTGTAACACCCCGCATCTTGGAACTGAGTTTAagctcatatcattagagttagTGGAAACAccgaaggtttgaacgttttgcgaaaatggttgataggcctattTCGAGCAGCGATAACTCCTTAAtcggtttggaatttg
This portion of the Lycium ferocissimum isolate CSIRO_LF1 chromosome 1, AGI_CSIRO_Lferr_CH_V1, whole genome shotgun sequence genome encodes:
- the LOC132030352 gene encoding 1-aminocyclopropane-1-carboxylate oxidase homolog — encoded protein: MVVSSTDDYQATVQKSYDRMSELKAFDDTKAGVKGLVDAGITKLPQIFILPPNNRPESSETCATQFIFPVIDLECIDKDPIKHKEIVDKVRDASETWGFFQVVNHGIPTSVLEEMLLGIQRFFEQDIEVKKQYYTRDTTKKVIHASNFDLFSPSVPAANWRDSFCCIMAPNPPSPEELPIACREILMEYSKVVMKLGCFLLELLSEGLGLDRCHLKDMDCAEGLGVLGHYYPACPQPELTIGTNKHSDGDFITVLLQDHIGGLQVRHQDQWVDVPPTHGALVVNIGDLLQLISNDKYISVQHRALANKVGPRISVASFFGIGPLPSSKLYGPITELLSEDNPPKYRATTVKDYNEYFRKKGLDGTSALLHYKI